One genomic region from Mytilus trossulus isolate FHL-02 chromosome 9, PNRI_Mtr1.1.1.hap1, whole genome shotgun sequence encodes:
- the LOC134683498 gene encoding streptococcal hemagglutinin-like: MVEKGEAKRRCQSVYLNHCQSVCLSQSLSVCLSQPVSFCLSQPLSVILSVSIIVSMSISASDSLSVYQSLSSVSLSVCLYLSQCQSVSLSVCLSLSQSVSVCLSQSLLVCLSVIVILSISTSVSLSINYCQSVCLLVIVSLSVS; encoded by the exons ATGGTAGAAAAAGGTGAAGCAAAAAGAAGA TGTCAGTCTGTCTATCTCAACCATTGTCAGTCAGTCTGTCTGTCTCAATCATTGTCAGTATGTCTATCTCAGCCAGTGTCATTCTGTCTATCTCAACCATTGTCAGTCATTCTGTCTGTCTCAATCATTGTCAGTATGTCTATCTCAGCTAGTGACAGTCTGTCTGTCTATCAATCATTGTCA tcagtcagtctgtctgtctgtctttatCTCAGTCAGtgtcagtcagtcagtctgtctgtctgtctgtctttatCTCAGTCAGTGTCAGTCTGTCTGTCTCAATCATTGTTAGTATGTCTATCAGTCATTGTCATTCTGTCTATCTCAACTAGTGTCAGTCTGTCTATCAATTATTGTCAGTCAGTATGTCTACTTGTCATTGTCAGTCTGTctgtttcttga